A genomic region of Leptotrichia hofstadii contains the following coding sequences:
- a CDS encoding type II toxin-antitoxin system RelB/DinJ family antitoxin gives MANANLSIRVDKETKEKANELFNKFGLTMTTAVNMFLKTAIRENRIPFELKLEEEPNEVTLEAMREADRIARDDSVKGYDSIEELREALGV, from the coding sequence ATGGCAAATGCAAATTTAAGTATTAGAGTTGATAAAGAAACAAAAGAAAAAGCGAATGAATTGTTTAACAAATTTGGCTTGACAATGACAACCGCAGTAAATATGTTCTTAAAAACTGCAATTAGAGAAAATAGAATCCCTTTTGAATTGAAATTGGAAGAAGAGCCAAATGAAGTAACTTTAGAAGCAATGAGAGAAGCTGATAGAATTGCAAGAGATGATAGTGTAAAGGGATATGACAGCATAGAGGAGTTGAGAGAGGCACTTGGTGTATAA
- a CDS encoding type III pantothenate kinase translates to MILGFDIGNTHIIPIFYNENGDILATFRIPTHLEFTEDTLFVMLKEFAKNSNLEISDIKNIVISSVVPNINENFTRLGKKYFNINPMFVILDNVENEIKILPNMERGLGADRIVDILAAKKLYPEKELLIIDFGTATTFDMIKDSTYMGGCILPGITLSINALFSNTAALPKIEFTEPETVLGINTISQINAGIFYGNVGAIKELILQYQNSFPNAYVIATGGQGQKISEYIKEIDEYVAKLGEMGIFEFYKLNCKK, encoded by the coding sequence ATGATTTTAGGATTTGATATTGGAAATACACATATTATACCAATTTTTTATAATGAAAATGGTGATATTCTAGCAACTTTCAGAATACCGACACATCTGGAATTTACCGAAGATACTCTTTTTGTAATGTTAAAGGAATTTGCAAAAAACAGCAATTTAGAAATTTCAGATATTAAAAATATTGTTATTTCATCAGTTGTTCCAAATATTAACGAAAATTTTACAAGGCTTGGGAAAAAATATTTTAACATCAATCCAATGTTTGTAATACTTGACAATGTAGAAAATGAAATAAAAATTTTGCCAAATATGGAGCGTGGTCTTGGCGCAGACAGGATTGTAGACATTTTGGCCGCAAAAAAACTATATCCAGAAAAGGAACTTTTAATAATTGATTTTGGTACAGCCACAACTTTTGACATGATAAAAGATTCCACTTATATGGGCGGCTGCATTCTTCCTGGAATCACACTTTCAATAAATGCCTTGTTTAGCAATACCGCTGCTTTGCCAAAAATTGAATTTACCGAGCCTGAAACAGTTTTGGGAATAAATACAATTTCACAAATAAATGCCGGTATCTTTTACGGAAATGTTGGCGCAATAAAAGAATTAATTTTACAATACCAAAATTCCTTTCCAAACGCTTACGTTATCGCAACTGGCGGACAGGGACAGAAAATTTCAGAATATATCAAAGAAATTGATGAATATGTAGCAAAACTTGGAGAAATGGGAATTTTTGAATTTTATAAATTGAACTGCAAAAAATAA
- a CDS encoding phospholipase D-like domain-containing protein: MIKKKTTRRTNYTTKKTTRTRNIPKAEQPFLEGISCDIYVGKKAGISVRNAIQKAKKSITVISPFLSGDMITEDIFSSLNKDVQVNIVSKDNEKIYPFLRKNLFKYHSMPGLGNFILLLGKLILTILYLILSIAILEIFTLFLFDVSFIKSVFPIAKANLLALTIFLGLFTFFLRTVIKNNEFYYSLRDNFNIHILSKNYDLHSKIYIIDNKIAFLGSLNFTDTGFMLNHETCIKTTDKTAIKHLNKVYKDLLKVNPISLKELKYKISKKN, from the coding sequence ATGATAAAAAAAAAGACGACAAGACGAACTAACTACACAACAAAAAAAACTACAAGAACAAGGAATATTCCAAAAGCTGAGCAACCTTTCTTAGAAGGGATTTCCTGTGATATCTATGTTGGAAAAAAGGCTGGAATTAGTGTACGAAATGCTATCCAAAAAGCCAAGAAATCAATCACAGTAATCTCTCCTTTTTTAAGCGGGGATATGATAACTGAAGATATTTTTAGTTCATTAAATAAAGACGTTCAGGTAAACATCGTTTCAAAAGATAATGAAAAAATTTATCCTTTTTTACGAAAAAACTTATTTAAATATCATTCAATGCCAGGTTTGGGGAACTTTATTCTCCTATTGGGAAAACTTATACTGACAATACTCTATTTAATTTTGTCGATTGCAATACTGGAAATTTTTACACTGTTTCTCTTTGATGTTTCCTTTATAAAGTCTGTATTTCCAATTGCAAAAGCTAATCTTTTAGCTTTAACAATTTTTCTAGGACTTTTTACATTTTTCTTAAGAACAGTAATAAAAAACAATGAATTTTACTATTCATTGCGTGATAATTTTAATATTCATATTTTAAGCAAGAACTACGATCTTCACAGCAAAATCTACATAATTGACAATAAAATTGCATTTTTAGGTTCCTTAAACTTTACCGACACAGGATTTATGCTAAATCACGAAACTTGCATAAAAACAACCGACAAAACTGCAATTAAGCACTTAAATAAAGTTTATAAAGATTTACTGAAAGTAAACCCAATATCACTAAAAGAATTGAAATATAAAATTAGCAAAAAAAATTAG
- the rplT gene encoding 50S ribosomal protein L20, producing the protein MPRVKTGIVRRKRHKKVLKEAKGYRGAIKTNYKKANEAVKKAMAYATEHRKLKKRKMRELWIIRINAAARLNGISYSRLMNGLKKAGIELDRKVLADLALNNPAEFTKLVEKVK; encoded by the coding sequence ATGCCAAGAGTAAAAACAGGAATAGTTAGAAGAAAAAGACATAAAAAAGTTTTAAAAGAAGCAAAAGGTTATAGAGGAGCCATAAAAACAAATTATAAAAAAGCTAATGAAGCAGTTAAAAAAGCTATGGCTTACGCAACTGAACATAGAAAATTGAAAAAAAGAAAAATGCGTGAATTATGGATTATCAGAATTAACGCCGCTGCAAGATTAAATGGAATTTCTTACTCAAGATTAATGAACGGACTTAAAAAAGCCGGAATTGAACTTGACAGAAAAGTTTTAGCAGACTTAGCATTAAATAACCCTGCTGAATTTACAAAATTAGTAGAAAAAGTTAAATAG
- the rsmA gene encoding 16S rRNA (adenine(1518)-N(6)/adenine(1519)-N(6))-dimethyltransferase RsmA, with amino-acid sequence MKRNKEKHHKKNKNFENENHKAKKKYGQNFLNDSNLSDEILDIANIDEKTEVLEIGPGLGFLTEKLIENSKFLTAFEIDDDLIPFLNKKFENKQNFKLIHQDFMEADLEKFFEDKKNVKVVANIPYYITSPIINKLLEYRENIDEIYLMVQKEVAERIASQPHSKNMSLLTHAVQFYAEAEYLFTVPKEKFDPVPKVDSAFLGIKILKDKRYESQISEEKYFKYLKEAFSNKRKSIANNLTKLGFSKDVVGAALEKVGKTRLARTEEFSVQEFIDFIGILEK; translated from the coding sequence TTGAAAAGAAATAAAGAAAAACATCATAAAAAGAATAAAAACTTCGAGAATGAAAATCATAAGGCTAAAAAAAAATATGGACAGAATTTTTTAAATGACAGCAATTTATCAGATGAAATTTTAGACATAGCAAATATAGATGAGAAAACAGAAGTTTTGGAAATAGGACCAGGATTGGGATTTTTGACAGAAAAATTGATTGAAAATTCTAAATTTTTGACTGCTTTTGAGATAGATGATGACTTGATACCGTTTTTGAATAAAAAATTTGAAAACAAGCAAAATTTTAAGTTGATTCATCAGGATTTTATGGAAGCAGATTTGGAAAAATTTTTTGAAGATAAGAAAAATGTCAAAGTTGTGGCAAATATTCCGTATTATATAACTTCGCCGATTATTAACAAACTTTTGGAATACCGTGAGAATATTGATGAAATTTATTTGATGGTGCAAAAGGAAGTGGCAGAACGGATTGCCTCCCAGCCCCATAGTAAAAATATGAGTCTGCTTACACACGCAGTTCAATTTTATGCTGAAGCAGAATATCTGTTTACTGTGCCTAAAGAAAAATTTGATCCTGTTCCAAAAGTTGATTCTGCATTTTTAGGAATAAAAATTTTGAAAGATAAAAGATACGAAAGCCAGATTTCAGAAGAAAAATATTTTAAATATTTAAAAGAAGCATTTTCCAATAAACGAAAGAGTATTGCTAACAATTTAACAAAATTAGGATTCTCAAAGGATGTCGTTGGAGCTGCGCTAGAAAAAGTTGGAAAGACAAGGCTTGCACGGACTGAAGAGTTTTCTGTTCAGGAATTTATTGATTTTATTGGGATTTTGGAAAAATAA
- a CDS encoding OPT/YSL family transporter, with product MAKKRASKTNKNNNKSSGLNITFKSILIGIIGAVLVSASSFYIVLKFGALPWPTIMVTLLSMMALKFFKKTNNKEITITHTIMSAGSMVAGGVAFTVPAYIILGGKLTDINQRLLFITILIGSIAGSFLSYIFRSKLIEEEDLEFPIGEAAYNLVNSGKNNASFHYVSFGTLFSSAVALFRDFSFTKGKAPIIPALVSLKNVPFSFYVSPLLVGIGYVLGFVNTFVWFLGGAAVIFVGEPLAKMFKIADFPIMKNSFGMGFMIGIGIAVILKIIFSNKSKNNSENRSIITKLFILSAVSIIVIIFIYKLPIFLALVLVLISILCTIIAGYSTGKTGVNPMEIYAIITILVISFLNKMLNGLNIGGIKFSTNLNTLTLFLLACIIAVACGLSGDILNDFKSGYKMKVNPSEQLFGELIGSIASSFVITFLFFVFFKVYKTIGPVENTDLIALQASIVATVINGIPFLNIFFIGLAAGLLLSLLNLPVLTFGIGIYVPFYLTSTVFLGGLASFFGNRISQKSHSNLLLISNGLMSGEAIIGVILSIVAYIKLFVK from the coding sequence ATGGCAAAAAAGAGAGCATCAAAAACAAATAAAAACAACAACAAAAGCAGCGGATTAAATATAACATTTAAATCAATTTTAATTGGAATTATCGGAGCTGTACTTGTATCTGCCAGCTCTTTCTATATCGTGCTTAAATTTGGGGCATTGCCATGGCCAACGATAATGGTTACACTTTTATCAATGATGGCGCTAAAATTCTTTAAAAAGACGAATAATAAGGAAATTACAATTACACATACCATTATGAGCGCTGGTTCAATGGTGGCGGGAGGAGTTGCCTTTACAGTTCCAGCCTACATTATTTTAGGCGGAAAATTAACAGACATAAATCAGCGGCTGCTTTTTATCACAATTTTGATTGGAAGCATTGCAGGTTCATTTTTGTCCTACATTTTTCGTTCAAAATTAATTGAAGAAGAAGATTTGGAATTTCCAATTGGGGAAGCGGCTTACAATCTTGTAAATTCTGGTAAAAACAATGCAAGTTTCCATTACGTTTCATTTGGAACATTATTTAGCTCTGCTGTAGCTCTTTTTCGTGATTTTAGCTTTACAAAGGGAAAAGCTCCTATTATTCCAGCATTAGTCTCACTAAAAAATGTGCCTTTCAGCTTTTATGTGTCGCCTCTTTTAGTCGGAATCGGGTATGTGCTTGGATTTGTAAATACATTTGTCTGGTTTTTAGGGGGCGCTGCTGTAATTTTTGTTGGGGAACCGCTTGCAAAAATGTTTAAAATTGCTGATTTTCCCATTATGAAAAATAGTTTTGGAATGGGATTTATGATTGGAATTGGAATCGCTGTAATTTTGAAAATTATTTTTTCTAATAAATCAAAGAATAATTCAGAAAATAGAAGTATCATTACCAAATTATTTATTTTATCAGCCGTTTCGATAATTGTAATAATTTTTATTTATAAACTTCCAATATTTCTTGCGTTAGTTTTAGTCCTAATCTCGATTTTATGCACAATAATCGCAGGTTATTCAACTGGAAAAACTGGAGTTAATCCAATGGAAATTTACGCCATAATCACAATTCTTGTAATTTCATTTTTAAATAAAATGTTAAATGGATTAAACATTGGCGGAATAAAATTTTCTACAAACTTAAACACTCTGACGCTATTTTTACTGGCTTGCATTATAGCTGTCGCATGCGGTCTTTCTGGCGATATTCTAAACGATTTTAAATCAGGATATAAAATGAAAGTAAATCCATCAGAACAGCTTTTTGGTGAATTAATCGGCTCAATTGCAAGTTCTTTTGTAATAACATTCTTGTTTTTTGTATTTTTCAAAGTCTATAAAACTATCGGTCCAGTAGAAAATACGGATTTAATAGCATTACAAGCCTCAATTGTAGCAACGGTAATAAACGGAATTCCGTTTTTGAATATTTTCTTTATTGGACTTGCAGCGGGACTACTTTTAAGCCTGTTAAATTTACCGGTTTTAACTTTTGGGATTGGAATCTATGTACCGTTTTATTTAACTTCAACTGTATTTTTAGGCGGACTTGCAAGTTTTTTTGGAAACAGAATTTCACAAAAATCTCACTCAAACCTGCTTTTAATTTCTAATGGATTAATGAGCGGAGAAGCGATTATAGGTGTTATTTTATCAATTGTTGCTTATATCAAGCTGTTTGTAAAATAA
- a CDS encoding esterase/lipase family protein, translating to MKKIAKNILIGSIITVAGAVATQNVVGGLLYHEYKIKTYYEKDDKSRKNQDFMVLLHGIYGKSSDMESIAQKFKNDYRIINIQYPTTKDTAEEIVERYIKPNIEDINGQIYTDNLHRKIENQYYEIDENGKRKEKTNDENAQKNVKINFVAHSMGTGILRYYLKENPLENLGKVVFISPPSHGSHLADVPFVDKLPVMLGKVVPQFSTKKDSFVNQLGEPNYDYMILIGNKTNNPLYSMIIRGKDDGMVPLETAKMESDNFKIINNTTHTSILKDNRTMKEISDFLKSPDIKENDKKKDDKTN from the coding sequence ATGAAAAAAATAGCAAAAAATATATTAATTGGCTCAATAATTACAGTAGCTGGAGCAGTTGCAACTCAAAATGTTGTTGGTGGACTTCTTTACCATGAGTATAAAATCAAGACTTACTATGAAAAAGATGACAAATCTCGAAAAAATCAAGATTTTATGGTACTTCTTCACGGTATTTACGGGAAAAGTTCGGATATGGAAAGTATCGCACAAAAATTTAAGAATGATTACAGAATTATCAATATTCAGTATCCTACTACCAAGGACACTGCTGAAGAGATTGTTGAACGTTATATAAAGCCAAATATTGAGGATATTAACGGGCAGATTTATACAGACAATCTGCATAGAAAAATAGAAAATCAGTATTATGAAATTGATGAAAATGGAAAACGGAAAGAGAAAACAAATGATGAAAATGCACAAAAAAATGTAAAGATTAATTTTGTAGCACACTCGATGGGAACTGGGATTTTACGATATTATTTAAAGGAAAATCCTCTTGAAAATTTAGGAAAAGTTGTATTTATTTCTCCGCCATCGCACGGAAGCCATCTAGCAGATGTTCCGTTTGTAGACAAACTCCCAGTTATGCTCGGAAAAGTCGTTCCACAATTTAGCACAAAAAAGGATAGTTTTGTAAATCAGCTTGGCGAGCCTAATTACGATTATATGATTCTGATTGGAAACAAGACAAATAATCCGCTGTATTCAATGATAATTCGTGGCAAGGACGATGGAATGGTACCTTTGGAAACTGCAAAAATGGAATCTGATAATTTTAAAATTATTAATAATACTACTCACACGAGTATTTTGAAAGATAACCGAACAATGAAGGAGATTTCTGACTTTTTAAAAAGTCCTGATATAAAAGAAAATGATAAAAAAAAAGACGACAAGACGAACTAA
- a CDS encoding type II toxin-antitoxin system YafQ family toxin, whose translation MYKIKFTGQFKKELKLAKKQGKDINKLFKIVDILAQKKVLDIKYKDHALISNYKGFRECHIEPDWLLIYKYYDDILVLSLSRLGSHSELF comes from the coding sequence GTGTATAAAATTAAATTTACAGGACAATTCAAGAAAGAATTGAAATTAGCCAAAAAGCAAGGAAAAGATATTAATAAATTATTTAAAATCGTTGATATTTTAGCTCAAAAGAAAGTATTAGACATTAAATATAAAGATCATGCATTAATCAGTAATTACAAAGGATTCAGAGAATGCCATATTGAACCTGATTGGCTATTAATATATAAATATTATGATGACATTTTAGTATTATCCTTATCTCGTTTAGGTTCACACTCAGAACTGTTTTAG
- a CDS encoding type II toxin-antitoxin system YafQ family toxin, whose translation MYKIKFTGQFKKELKLAKKQGKDINKLFKIVDILAQKKVLDIKYKDHALISNYKGFRECHIEPDWLLIYKYYDDILVLSLSRLGSHSELF comes from the coding sequence GTGTATAAAATTAAATTTACAGGACAATTCAAGAAAGAATTGAAATTAGCCAAAAAGCAAGGAAAAGATATTAATAAATTATTTAAAATCGTTGATATTTTAGCTCAAAAGAAAGTATTAGACATTAAATATAAAGATCATGCATTAATCAGTAATTACAAAGGATTCAGAGAATGCCATATTGAACCTGATTGGCTATTAATATACAAATATTATGATGATATTTTAGTGTTATCCTTATCTCGTTTAGGTTCACACTCAGAACTGTTTTAG
- a CDS encoding type II toxin-antitoxin system RelB/DinJ family antitoxin, with translation MANANLSIRVDKETKEKANELFNKFGLTMTTAVNMFLKTAIRENRIPFELKLEEEPNEVTMKAIEEGRRIAKDDSVKGYDSIEELREALGV, from the coding sequence ATGGCAAATGCAAATTTAAGTATTAGAGTTGATAAAGAAACAAAAGAAAAAGCAAACGAATTATTTAACAAATTTGGCTTGACAATGACAACAGCAGTAAATATGTTCTTAAAAACTGCAATTAGGGAAAATAGAATCCCTTTTGAATTGAAATTGGAAGAAGAGCCAAATGAAGTGACAATGAAAGCAATTGAAGAAGGAAGACGGATTGCAAAAGACGATAGTGTAAAGGGATATGACAGTATAGAGGAGTTGAGAGAGGCACTTGGTGTATAA
- the rpmI gene encoding 50S ribosomal protein L35, with product MPKMKTHKGTKKRVKVTGSGKISIRHSGKSHILTKKTHKRKKRLGQDAIAPKGAERKIKKALAGQEGR from the coding sequence ATGCCAAAAATGAAAACACATAAAGGAACAAAAAAAAGAGTTAAAGTTACAGGAAGTGGAAAAATTTCTATAAGACATTCAGGAAAGAGCCATATCTTGACTAAAAAGACTCATAAAAGAAAAAAACGTCTAGGACAAGACGCAATCGCTCCAAAAGGTGCTGAAAGAAAAATCAAAAAAGCATTGGCTGGACAAGAAGGAAGATAG
- the pepF gene encoding oligoendopeptidase F, translating into MERSEIKQEYKWNLSDIYENYSAWEKDFEKVSELKKELAGFKGQFGNEEKLLEFFQKQEEMDKISYKLYRYPQLARDLNSSDKEAVEHLQKVQFLFAEISTELSWVNSELVDNRENIEKWIEKKEFDDYRFGLKNLFRLQKHILEEKESKLLSYYSSFFSAPRSIYSEVTVTDVEWPQVTLSSGEKVDVTPANYSKILSTNRNQEDRKLMFQTFYTIYEKKKNTIAAIYNSILQKGIASKKAYDYDSFLLSHLESDNIPEEIYLNLVNTAKNNTKPLQRYLKLRKKILGLEKYYNFDGSINLIEFDKEYEYDEAKEIVLNSVAPLGKDYVEKMKKAISEGWLDVFEAKGKRTGAYSAGVYGVHPYMLLNYNKTLDSVFTLAHELGHTLHTLYSDENQPFSMADYTIFVAEVASTFNERLLLDYMLENTDDPKERIALLEQEIGNIVGTFYFQALLADYEYQAHKLAEAGEPITAEVLSKIMEDLFDKYYGDIIEKDDLIYIFWARVPHFFNSPFYVYQYATCFASSAILYEKMINSSDESERKQTLDKYIKLLSSGGNDFPMEQLKKAGVDLSKIETIEAVAKQFDLLLDKLEVEIGKL; encoded by the coding sequence ATGGAAAGAAGTGAAATAAAACAGGAATATAAATGGAATTTATCGGATATTTATGAAAATTATTCAGCTTGGGAAAAGGATTTTGAAAAAGTTAGTGAGTTGAAAAAAGAATTGGCTGGGTTTAAAGGGCAATTTGGGAATGAAGAGAAGTTGTTGGAGTTTTTTCAGAAGCAGGAGGAAATGGATAAGATTTCTTATAAATTGTATCGTTATCCTCAGCTTGCGAGGGATTTGAACTCATCGGATAAGGAGGCTGTGGAGCATTTACAGAAGGTGCAGTTTTTGTTTGCAGAGATTTCTACTGAATTGTCCTGGGTAAATTCGGAACTGGTTGATAATCGTGAGAATATTGAAAAATGGATTGAAAAAAAAGAATTTGATGATTATAGATTTGGACTGAAAAATTTATTTAGGTTGCAAAAGCATATTCTGGAAGAAAAGGAAAGCAAATTGCTGTCGTACTACAGCTCATTCTTTTCAGCACCGAGAAGCATTTATTCGGAAGTTACAGTTACGGATGTGGAATGGCCTCAAGTTACGCTTAGTTCTGGAGAAAAAGTGGATGTAACGCCTGCTAATTATTCTAAAATTTTGTCTACAAATAGAAATCAGGAAGACAGAAAACTGATGTTTCAGACGTTTTATACAATTTATGAAAAGAAAAAAAATACAATTGCTGCAATTTATAACTCAATTTTGCAAAAAGGAATTGCTTCAAAGAAAGCCTACGATTACGATTCATTTTTGTTAAGCCATCTGGAAAGTGACAATATTCCAGAAGAAATTTACTTAAATCTTGTCAATACAGCGAAAAATAATACAAAACCATTGCAAAGATATTTAAAATTGAGAAAGAAAATTTTGGGACTTGAAAAATATTATAATTTTGATGGCTCAATTAATCTAATAGAATTTGACAAGGAATACGAGTATGATGAAGCGAAGGAAATAGTGTTAAATTCAGTTGCTCCACTTGGAAAAGATTATGTAGAAAAAATGAAAAAAGCGATTTCAGAAGGTTGGCTGGATGTATTTGAGGCGAAAGGGAAAAGAACGGGAGCGTATTCTGCAGGAGTTTACGGAGTTCACCCATATATGCTTCTAAATTACAACAAGACTTTAGACAGTGTATTTACATTGGCACACGAGCTGGGACATACCTTGCACACACTTTATTCAGATGAAAATCAGCCTTTCTCGATGGCAGACTACACAATTTTCGTAGCAGAAGTGGCTTCCACATTTAACGAAAGACTACTGCTCGACTACATGCTAGAAAATACCGATGATCCAAAAGAGAGAATCGCACTACTGGAGCAGGAAATTGGAAATATTGTCGGGACATTCTATTTTCAGGCATTGCTGGCAGATTATGAATATCAGGCACACAAGCTGGCAGAAGCTGGAGAACCAATCACAGCGGAAGTTTTGAGCAAAATAATGGAAGACTTGTTTGATAAATATTACGGCGACATAATCGAAAAAGATGATTTAATCTATATTTTCTGGGCAAGAGTTCCACACTTTTTCAACTCGCCATTTTACGTGTATCAATACGCCACTTGCTTTGCCTCATCAGCAATTTTATATGAAAAAATGATAAATTCAAGTGATGAAAGCGAAAGAAAACAAACGCTTGACAAGTATATTAAATTATTAAGCTCAGGAGGAAATGACTTCCCAATGGAACAGCTTAAAAAGGCAGGAGTTGACTTGTCAAAAATTGAAACAATCGAGGCTGTAGCAAAACAGTTTGATTTGTTGCTAGATAAATTGGAAGTGGAGATTGGGAAGTTGTAG
- a CDS encoding type II toxin-antitoxin system RelB/DinJ family antitoxin gives MANANLSIRVDKETKEKANELFNKFGLTMTTAVNMFLKTAIRENRIPFELKLEEEPNEVTLEAMREADRIARDDSVKGYDSIEELREALGV, from the coding sequence ATGGCAAATGCAAATTTAAGTATTAGAGTTGATAAAGAAACAAAAGAAAAAGCGAATGAATTATTTAACAAATTTGGATTGACAATGACAACCGCAGTAAATATGTTCTTAAAAACTGCAATTAGGGAAAATAGAATCCCTTTTGAATTGAAATTGGAAGAAGAGCCAAATGAAGTGACTTTAGAAGCAATGAGAGAAGCTGATAGAATTGCAAGAGATGATAGTGTAAAGGGATATGACAGCATAGAGGAGTTGAGAGAGGCACTTGGTGTATAA
- the infC gene encoding translation initiation factor IF-3, giving the protein MFFIRGNNRSDEPRMNERIRAREIRVVGDDGEQFGVMSARDALALAAEKELDLVEISPNATPPVCKIMDYGKFKYEKTKKDKENKKKQKNVVIKEIRIKPHIDEHDKETKISQIEKFIAKEHKVKVSLRLTGRERLHAESAIKVLDEFASHFEETATVEKKYGKEQVQKFILLSPKK; this is encoded by the coding sequence GTGTTTTTTATAAGAGGAAATAACCGATCTGATGAGCCAAGAATGAATGAGCGAATTAGGGCAAGAGAAATTAGAGTCGTTGGTGATGATGGAGAACAGTTTGGAGTAATGTCGGCTAGAGATGCGCTGGCGCTTGCGGCAGAAAAGGAATTGGACTTAGTTGAAATTTCGCCAAATGCAACACCGCCTGTATGCAAAATTATGGACTATGGAAAATTCAAGTATGAGAAAACGAAGAAAGACAAGGAAAATAAGAAAAAACAAAAAAATGTCGTTATTAAAGAGATTAGAATTAAGCCTCATATTGACGAGCATGATAAAGAAACAAAAATTTCTCAAATTGAAAAATTTATAGCCAAGGAGCATAAGGTAAAAGTCAGTTTAAGACTTACAGGTAGAGAAAGATTACATGCAGAATCTGCTATTAAAGTATTAGACGAGTTTGCAAGCCATTTTGAAGAAACTGCGACAGTTGAAAAAAAATATGGAAAAGAACAGGTTCAAAAATTTATTTTATTATCGCCTAAAAAATAA
- the hpt gene encoding hypoxanthine phosphoribosyltransferase, translating to MTKDVEFGIKEQLITKEEIQKRLRELGEQITEDFKNENEPLIVVGLLRGSIVFMADLIREIRLPLEIDFIEASSYGEGTQTSREVKILKDLRSTISGKNVLVVEDIIDSGFTLKKILQLLGSRNPKKVSLCTLLDKPERREVEIDVQYIGFEIPNEFVVGYGLDFDEIYRNLEYVGIAEPSVFE from the coding sequence ATGACAAAAGATGTTGAATTTGGAATAAAAGAGCAGCTGATTACTAAAGAAGAAATTCAGAAAAGATTAAGAGAATTAGGAGAACAAATTACAGAAGATTTTAAAAATGAAAATGAACCGCTTATAGTTGTTGGGCTTTTAAGAGGATCTATCGTGTTTATGGCTGATTTGATCAGAGAAATAAGATTACCGCTTGAAATCGACTTTATTGAGGCTTCCAGCTATGGAGAAGGAACGCAGACTTCTAGAGAAGTTAAGATTCTAAAAGATTTAAGAAGTACAATCAGCGGGAAAAATGTGTTAGTTGTAGAAGATATTATTGATTCAGGATTTACACTGAAAAAAATATTACAGCTTTTAGGAAGCAGAAATCCTAAGAAAGTATCATTGTGTACATTGCTGGATAAACCTGAAAGAAGGGAAGTTGAAATTGATGTGCAGTATATAGGTTTTGAAATTCCAAATGAATTTGTTGTGGGATACGGGCTTGATTTTGATGAAATTTACAGAAACCTTGAGTACGTTGGAATAGCTGAGCCATCGGTTTTTGAATAA
- a CDS encoding type II toxin-antitoxin system YafQ family toxin has translation MYKVKFTGQFKKDLKLAKKQGKNLDTLFNVIKVLEKGEKLDDKYRDHSLFGKYKGTRECHIEPDWLLVYEIIDNVLVLVLYRLGSHSELF, from the coding sequence GTGTATAAAGTTAAATTTACAGGACAATTTAAAAAAGATCTGAAATTAGCGAAAAAACAAGGAAAAAACCTTGATACATTATTTAACGTGATAAAAGTCTTGGAAAAAGGTGAAAAACTTGATGATAAATATAGAGACCATAGTTTATTTGGAAAATATAAAGGGACAAGAGAATGCCATATTGAGCCTGATTGGTTGTTAGTTTATGAAATAATAGATAATGTGCTGGTACTTGTATTGTATAGATTAGGTTCACACTCAGAACTGTTTTAA